CGACCTCCCGTTTTTCTATTATGTCATAATCCCGCAAGGCCTTACGGTTTGTGACAATATTCCTTATGCGAGGTATGGCGTCATTCATGGCCCCTAATATAGAGGTATCAGTGAGGGGTTGCAATTGTTTTATTGATTTGATAACTTACCCATCGATGAATATTATCGGGAGTCAATGATGAGGGTTGCCCTGTATCAGAATAATCCGATTTTTGGAGAAACAGAAAAAAATGTTATCTCCGTTCTGGCCGCTGTTGAGAATGAAGCTTTCGATCTTCTGGTTATACCGGAACTTTTCGCGACCGGCTACCAGTTTAAAAATCGCCAGGAGTTGAAATCATTAGCCGATCAAGTCGGGGATGGATATACTTTCAATCGGCTTAAGGACCTTGCGCGATATAAACAGGCTCTGATAGTCTATGGTTTCCCGGAAAGGGATAATGATTACCTGTATAATTCCGCCTTGGCCATTGCCCCGGATGGGCATTATCATCTCTATCGCAAAACCCATTTATTCGATACCGAGAAAAATGTTTTCGATCCCGGCGATACCGGTTTCAAGGTATTTCAATATCGAAAATATCGAATCGGAATGATGATCTGTTTTGATTGGCGTTTTCCCGAATCCGCCCGACGGTTGGCTCTGGATGGAGCCCAAATAATCTGTCATCCCTCCAACCTGGTACTGCCCCATTGCCCTGATGCCATGATTACCCGCGCCCTGGAAAATAATGTTTTTACCATAACCTGTGATCGGGTCGGTAGTGAATCTCACTCCGGCACGAAATTGACATTTATTGGCAAATCGCGAATTATTGGCCCCGATGGCCGGATTCTGGGTGAATTGGGAGATACCGAGACCGCCTTTTTAGCCGCCGGGATTGATCCACAACTCGCTGATAATAAATCGATTACACCTCATAATGAGATATTTGCCGACCGCCGGCCGGAGTATTATTAAAATATCGCCGCCCCGGATTACGAATCCTGTCCGTAATAAGTGTGATTCCCGAAATGTATTTTGATCCTGCCAAATATTTATTAATTAAAATTTCGTGATGCCGATAACTAATTTAGATGAATTTGCTCTAAAGGCGAAAGATGAGTCTGATGGAAAAGGTAAAAGCGGCCAAAATTCTGGTTATCGATGATGAGCCTCAGGTGACGGAAATTATCGATGCTTTTCTTACCAATGCCGGACACCAGGTTGTGGTTGATAATATTGCCTCGGCCGGGCTGAAAAAAGCCAGGGCTCTGAAGCCCGACATCATTCTCCTGGATATCATGATGCCGGATTCCGATGGCTATAGTATTTGTAACGAGCTTAAGCACGATCCCGAAACTTCCCGTATCCCGGTGGTTTTCCTGACCGGCAAGGATCGCAGCGACGACATGGGCCGCTCTTTCAAAGTCGGCGGCGATATGTTTATCAAGAAGCCGTTTTCCTGCGAGCGTCTGCTGGAAATCGTCAATATCATTCTGATGTCAACCGGGAAACACTGATCCGATATTTTTCAAACCCAAAATTAAATTTAAAGAGGGCTTGAGAAATCGGTATACCGGTTTAGTTTTGGCATTGTATCCGCCGCCTTTTGGCGGTTTTTTTATTGGCCTTTTTAATCTATGATGGTTATATAAAACCTACCCGGGGCGGGAATAGGGAACCCTATCCCGGATGTTTTTGTAGAAAATATAAATTACGATTCACTAATAATAATTTAAGGAGGGTAGCGCCATGTCCATTTTGAAAAACACTTTCCTGGCATCGGTTGGTATTTTCAACCTGACCCGGAAAAAGGCCGAGGAAATTATCGATGCCTTGATCAAGGCCGGCGAAATTCCCAAATCCGAACGCAAAGAGGCGGTCCTGGAATTACTTGATCGGGCGGAAAAAAACTCGGCCAGGTTGAAGGACAAACTTATCAAAGAAAGCGGGACCATACAAACGGAAATGAAAAAAGTCGGTGGTAAAATCAAAGAAGCCGCTGATAAACTGTCTCAGAAGAAAATTATGGATGAACTGGAGCGCCTGAATAAGAAGATTGATAGTCTGGCGCGAAAGATTGAGAAAAAAAACGGCTGATAGAAAATCTTGATTTTAATAAAACGGCAGTCTGTTTCCCATTTTTATAATTGTAAATCATTTGCTCTTATAAATTCCTGTTGGTTAAGAATGATCCCGGTTTTAAATTAGGACAATGGACAAAGTTAATCTGCTGGGTCTGACCGCCGAACAGTTTGAAACGCTGATGATCGAACAGGATGAGAAGGCCTTCAAAGGCCGTCAGCTTTTCAAATGGGTTTATAATGAAGCCGAATTCGATTTCGACCGGATGACCGACCTATCCGTAAAACTGCGGAAAAAACTGCGGGACAACTTCAGGATTGCAGGACCCAAGACCGAAAAAATATCGCGCTCAACTGATGGCACCGAAAAACTTCTTTTCCGGCTGGTCGATAATCGTTTTATCGAGACTGTTGTCATTCCCGACCGTGATAAAAAAACCGTGTGCATTTCCAGTCAGGTTGGTTGTCCGCTGGGGTGTCGTTTTTGCGCCACCGGTCAAATGGGCTTTGAACGTAATCTTTCCATCGGTGAAATAGTCGGGCAATTGCTGTTTTTGCGTCAAAGGGATGGCCGGGACGCTTTCCACAACATCGTTTTCATGGGAATGGGGGAACCCCTGTTGAATTATGAAAATGTCATCGACGCCATCGGAATAATCGCTTCAGAATTGGGCCTGTCTTTCTCCGCCAAAAGAATCACTGTCTCCACGGTGGGTATTGTTCCGCAGATCTATTCGCTGGCCGATTCCGACCTCAAGGTCAAGCTGGCCATTTCGCTTCATGCCGCGTCAGATGCGAAACGCCGGACCCTAATGCCGGTGGCCAAGAAGTATAATCTGGATCAATTGATGAAAGCGGCCAAATATTTCGCGGAGAAAAAGAAGAAGCGCATCACATTTGAATATATTCTTTTCAGAGGATTTAACGACAGCCGGGAAGACGCCCTGTCGCTTTCCCGGTTGATTCAAGGAATCCCTTGCAAAATCAATATTCTTGCATATAATCCGGTAGGTGATTTACCGTATTCACGGCCAGATGATGATGAGGTGGATGAATTCGGGAAAATATTATATCCCCGTGCTCCGGCCGTGACAGTAAGAAAAAGCCGCGGTCTTGATATTGGGGCGGCCTGCGGCCAGCTGGCAGTGAATGAAAAGAGACAAAACAGGGAGAATAAAGGATGAAATCGTTGGGGTTGGTTTTGCTGGTGATGGTATCGGTTCTTTGCTTTATGGATTTGGCTATCGGCAAGGATTTCGAAGTCGGCCAGGCCGAAATTACCGCAACCGGTTGGGGGAAACAAAGCCTGGTGGTTGATGTCACCAATCTTGCCCCGGAATATAAATTTATTGTAGCCGAATGCGAACTGAGTTTTGACGATCCCGGGAATCCATCGGCCCGGTATATAAATAGATCGTTTATAATTGAACCGGGCGGGCCATTCCGGATCGAAGTGCCAATAGAAATACCGGGGAATTTCGGCCAGGGGCTCATTTATTTAAACCTGTATGATGTTATCGATA
Above is a window of Candidatus Zixiibacteriota bacterium DNA encoding:
- a CDS encoding response regulator, yielding MEKVKAAKILVIDDEPQVTEIIDAFLTNAGHQVVVDNIASAGLKKARALKPDIILLDIMMPDSDGYSICNELKHDPETSRIPVVFLTGKDRSDDMGRSFKVGGDMFIKKPFSCERLLEIVNIILMSTGKH
- the rlmN gene encoding 23S rRNA (adenine(2503)-C(2))-methyltransferase RlmN; amino-acid sequence: MDKVNLLGLTAEQFETLMIEQDEKAFKGRQLFKWVYNEAEFDFDRMTDLSVKLRKKLRDNFRIAGPKTEKISRSTDGTEKLLFRLVDNRFIETVVIPDRDKKTVCISSQVGCPLGCRFCATGQMGFERNLSIGEIVGQLLFLRQRDGRDAFHNIVFMGMGEPLLNYENVIDAIGIIASELGLSFSAKRITVSTVGIVPQIYSLADSDLKVKLAISLHAASDAKRRTLMPVAKKYNLDQLMKAAKYFAEKKKKRITFEYILFRGFNDSREDALSLSRLIQGIPCKINILAYNPVGDLPYSRPDDDEVDEFGKILYPRAPAVTVRKSRGLDIGAACGQLAVNEKRQNRENKG